GTAAAATACTTTCTCTATCTTGTAAAATGTTTCTCACTTGTGTGCTATCCTTAAATCAACACTTGCTCATACCTCCTCATAGATGTGAATGTTTTTTCACATATTACTATCACCATCTACTGCGCTATACGTTTTTGCTTCAGGCCCACCCCAATAGGTCCTGAGTTCTTTGTTTTTGTATCTTCGTGCATAAAGAATCACAACCTTGAAGGTGGTGTTAGgtgataataattataattactgGGCCATTTAATTGGTTGTCCAATCACTTCAACAGGTCGTTAAGGAGGCAATTGCTACCGGAGTTGATGGCTACGATGCAGCGATCCAAAAGTCCGTCAGAAAAGCTGCTTTTGGTTTGCGTTTAACCAGGGAGGTTGCTATGTCTCTTGCTAGCAAGGCAGTAAGTGCCCAACGAACCAAGACATTTTTATCCTATAAAATCTATTGAATCCTGGATAGAGCTCTTTCGGCtctgattattattttgttctATCAGTCATCTGGTTGGCTACCGATTTATTTGGGAGCTTATTCTATGCTAGATAATTTTCTGCAAATCTTGTGATGCCATCGATTTGATTAATCTGAATAGTTATGTTATTGGTTGTGCGTAGGTCCGTAAGATTTTCGCAAGCTACATTCAGCGAGCAAGGGCAGCTGGAAGTCGTACTGAATCCGCGAAGGAACTCAAGAAAATGATTGCTTTCAATAGTTTGGTTGTTACTGAACTGGTTGCAGATATCAAAGGTGAATCAACTGATATAACACCTGAAGAACCTAACATGACGGAAGAACTACGGATGGAGGGTGAGGAGGAATGGGATTCCTTGCAGTCGCTTCGGAAAGCAAGGCCCAGCAAGGATACTAAGGGAAAACCAGTCCAGACGGAGATAAATCTTAGAGATGACCTCCAAGGAAGGGATAGAGCTGACCTTTACAAAACGTACTTGCTATTTTGTCTTACTGGTGAAGTGACCAGGATTCCTTTTGGTGCCCAAATCACCACAAAGAAGGATGATTCTGAGTATGTTTTGCTTAACCAACTTGGTGGCATACTTGGGATGTCAGACAAGGAGATCGTAGAAGTGCATAGGAGCTTAGCAGAACAAGCTTTCAGGCAAGAAGCTGAGGTTATTTTAGCTGATGGACAGTTGACTAAAGCTAGGATGGAACAACTAGATGTGTTGCAGAAAAATGTTGGATTGCCACCTCTGTATGCTAAAGATATCATAAAAAGCATAACGACTACGAAACTGTCAGCAGCTCTTGAAACTGCCGTAGGTCGGGGGAGACTGAACATTAAGGAAATTCGAGATCTCAAAGAAAATGGAGTCGATGTAGATACCATGATATCAAAAAGTTTACGAGAGTCCCTCTTCAAAAAAACTGTGGATGACATCTTCTCCGCTGGTACTGGAGATTTTGATGAAGAGGAACTGTATCAGAGAATCCCAAAAGATCTCAACATTGATCCCGAGAAAGCCAAAGGAGTAGTTCTTGAGCTTGCTCGTACTAGATTATCAAACTCGCTCATCCAGGCAGTGGCACTTTTAAGACAAAGAAATCAGTCGGGTGTGGTACGTACTAGTTCTAATTTTCTCGCCAGGTCttaattgatatttaaaaagTGTAAAAACCGTTGCCCATTATTCTTGTGCGGATTTTCAGGTTAATTCCCTCAACAACCTGTTAGCATGTGACAAAGCCGTCCCTACCACTCCATTGTCATGGGAGGTACCAGAGGAACTGGCAGATTTATTCCTCGTGTACCTGAAAAGCGACCCTGCTGATGAAAAACGAGCCCGGATACAGTATCTGCTCAACATTAGTGATTCAACTGCGGAAGCTTTAGAAGCCATGAAAGATAAAGGATTACCAAATGAGAAGGTTGAGGAAGAGTTTGTGTTTTAAAAATGCTTGTTTTAGCCATTTTGAGTTCGATTTGTTCGACGATTTTGTCATATATTTCTACTAATAGCCGAATAGGTCAGCAAGGACATTCTTATGTTGAGAGAAACTGACTGTTTGAAGGCGTCGAATAGGATTGTCTTTGATGTGCAGTGGGTGAATTGTGCAGTTAGCATTCCTGGGTTCATTGTTACTCCACATTTATGCTCTCAAGTACTCGtgattttgtttaatattttattcaatcgTGCCCAATATTTCTTCATTAACGTCAAAACTTTTTTCCCCTTCTCTCTCAAGGGTCATCCCCATTCCCAGTAGTTTCCACAGAACATACATTGCCCAAGTATACGAGCGTCATCCAATAACTCCCTTCCTAGAGCTACCAGTGGGTGGGCTCGAGATAATTCCTTCCGCGCATACCCAAATCGAGGACTCCTGTTTGGGAAAGATTTTTCTCAACACTCAGGTGAGTACCAACACTTGCTGATTTAAGTGCAAggaattagtatgctcttaAATAAGATCTTGATTTGTGAATGAAGAACTTGGTGATATTTACATTTGATTATAAATCGAAATCTTGATCTTCATGAATTAAATGGTGAAGTTACTTTACTGTCTTTCTGAAGGTATTAAAACATTTCATCAAACAGAAATAGTGCAATTAGAATGTCTCAAGATTTCTTTTCTGGAAaagaaatattgtttttctaaataCATGTAAACAATGGCTTATCAATTTTTCATTGTTTAATAGAAAAGGctgaaaaatcatatattaaaacaatATCTGTGTCAATGTTTAACTAAACTCTGTTTTCTTATCTAATCCTGAAGACACAATTAAtagtaatatataattataaatccATGAATATGGTAAATTGCAATTGCCAAGTTATGCTAAAAGCTAAAAAGGGAATTTATAAAGTACTTGCATTAATTGTTATTGTTGTAATGCATGGTTTGATGAATGAAATTTACTTCAAATTGGTTAAACCATATTAGAAATGGTGTTCTTTaagattgattttttaaattgtatTCATATAAtcttatgatatttgagtaccaactgtttcaaatttgatattaatatatgatttttgaatacCTTAATATGTTTAGAAAAGGTTTATATTAATAAAGTCATTctaattttatactcaaaatcttATCTTTTGTACAAGATACAAAACAGTTAGTACTCatatatcatgttttaaatgttttgtacCGACTTTTATCCGAAAAGATATGtatcattaatatcaatatttattataaatttttgagtactaaaaaatcatatattattaccTGTTATGAAACAATCGATATTGaattatcatatattaatattatatttttaatattttacacCGATTTTTATCTAAGAAAGGACTTGAGCGTTTTTTCTGATACGaagactaaatttttttttttgtttgattttgaaaatttttgagcAATTTACCGTGGGAATAAGATGTTGACAAtaagatattaaaatatttaaataatatggtTGCTGatcattaaaaataactaaaagtAATCAAAACATGGTCGCTGGTATTTGATGGCACGATAACATAATATTTGTATGTCGGGACACATTTTTCTTTGTTCGACTTTTGAGTAACAAGTCGCTGGAAAATATTTCCAAATGACACACCAGATTTTTAAAGGAATTTATAATTCGTTTCAGCGATTGGAAATTAACTCTTTTCACTGGAAGGTCAGCCAAGCTTAGCTTTTCTTGGCTGCTTGTAGCTCTGTGTATGGTTTGACGCTTACACCTGATCTCTTCCAAGCCAACAGAGAAGCAAGCTGGTTTAAATAGGTTTAGCTCATGAAAATAGACTGACAATGTGaattcataaatatttcatGTTGGACTACAAAGAAGATCCGGgagaaaatattcatttcaccGACTTAATTATAAGATGAATTGAAAAAACTTTCATttgtattttttcttaaaaaaaactatacgtATAAGACCAATATTTACtattttaccaaaatttataaCTAGCGGGAATAATGTAACTCTAACATTTTAAACCATGTAGTAGCCTAAGTATCACATGGTTACCACTCTCTTAGTAGAGATAATAATTGCATCTCAACACTACATCGTTTGTCGCGTTCTGGGAATATAAGTAGAATcaatattttgattaaaaaaaattataactgaCTATAATTATACTTTGCATGGATATATTAAAAAGTAAACAAATATGATTTCGATacactaacttttaattttatgtcATTTTGATCCAATAGTTGACAAAGTGTCGAATATGTCAGTTCAGTAATTTCTGGTGCCGCATCAGCAATTTCTAACAATTTCTAGCGTCAATTCAACATTTTCTAGTATAATGTCTACACTCAATGAAATATGACTTAAAAATATTCAAAGTTAACGTATTACCACCAAATTTTGAACACTTGGTAGactaaacataaaatataacaagCCGGTGGATCAAAATCGACATACTATATATTGTTAGCTAGATTTGGAggaatcaaaataatattttttttcaatacatATGAAACTAATacccaaaaagaaaaaaaaaaaatcggttacCGAAAGTTAATAATTCTATTCAAAAGTTTTGATTTAAACGATTACATTAATTTATGGTGTAATCATATATTTCATCCCTCCCAAAAATAAAAACCacgttttattttttggttcGTCCCAAATATATgatcaacttttcatatttaatatcatttttatctaATCTTCTACCAATCTACCAcatcattaaatttattaattacttTCAACAATGGTTTATCCtattaaaatattcattaaataatgataaaatgGGAAATTCTTTctaaaattacttttataaaattttcttaatatgTGTAAAAACACGTATAAACCTGaacttatgaaatatatttttccaataaatttattaatttgtgtaaAAATACAAACAAACTTAGATATATGAGACGGTGTATTAGAGTTACAGCATTGGGCAGCACAATCATCATATATATCTTTTGTCTCCTATTAATTTTCTAGTATGTCTTAAACTACCAAGCTCCTtaattaaggcaaaaacttgtgtgagacggtctcacgagtcgtatttgtgagacagatcttttatttgggtcatccatgaaaaagtattactttttatgctaagagtattactttttattgtgaatatgggtaaggttgacccgtctcacatattaaaatccgtgagacggtttcacattAGACCCACTCCTTAATTAAATGGTACAAAATAACATGTTTGCGTACGCACTTTATTTATTACTCAGTGAAAGCTCTCGATCCTATGCACGTGCAACTCCCATTCCTTTATTTGCTaaccattttcaagaaattgaaaTCCATTTCATGGTCTTTTCAATGGAGGCAGGCCATTgagaatataatataaatatatatcagtCGGTGGGATTTTTGACTAATTAATAAGATTTATATCATGGGATATTTTATATGAAACGCCACTTTTTTTTAGAtccattaattaattagatcaagAAAATTCCCATCTTCAACCTAGTTCGTTGCTGGAAGAATATCCTGTAGCGAACAAGGAGTACTTGGTAAATCGTGTAAGGGTTTGTTACAGTTGCCTCTCGAACTTAAAATCTTGTCTCACATATAAAACTTGATATTAGATTAACTATAAGTTATCATTGACGTTATTCAAGGTTGTAAATGGCCGGAGGCGATACTAGCGGGGCGGTCAGTGACCGCCTACCGCCTCGGCCGCCTAGGCGGTGCCCAGGCACTGCTTAGgcggttaaatttttttaagtaattttttatagataatcatagatcatatttttatgtaaaatgtgcaattaaataatgtttaagcacaaagaagcttcatacaatataatataatctagataatgtgcaattaataaatattcatcatcatattaatgttattatgctaacaaagtaatataattacttttaccaaaaaaattaagtttaaatttcaaagtttcaatcaATTATCCATCATTAGAACAAGTAGTAGACTAATTAACATAACTAATCTTTCAAATCATCTACATATGCAACAGCTACTACATCTGTGATCCTCTCATCATCGGACTCAAAATTGTTAACTAGGTTTTTACAATTGTTgactacaacttaaaaatcttgacTGCCCGCCTCACCCGCTTGCTCGCCACCTCGCCCGCCTAGCCCGTCTGCTCACTGCCTCGGCCCGCCTCCCCAACGTCGTATAGCTTGGGCGACCTAAAACACACGCTTCATGCATATATAGGTTGTGCGGTCGAGGGCCACTGGCCTCCTCGGCGGTGCCTAGGCGGCCGCCTCGACCGCCATTTAAAATTCTAGCGTTATTTGGGATTTCTAACCtctaatattttgatttatacatcatcatcatcatgaCTAAAATAATGTGtggaataagaaaaaaaattagagcacgtacaacacatatatataaactaATTATGGATACATCTAGCTAGTCTTCCAAGGCGGTAACAtgaatacaataaaataaatgtacCTCTACAAAGTCAACTTACACCCATTCTTCGAAGAAACTTCAGCGAAAGAAATTAGAATCTTTCAACATAACAAATTATAGCAAATATTAGAAAACTGGCTATCTATGTGCGAAGATCATTTTGGTACAAAAGAAGATTTGGTTGATTCCATATATGTGATCTTGAAACCAAATATGTCTTTTAATTTGCACAAACCGTATATCTATGAGGCCGATTGATTTATGCAATGATTCTAATCAAAGTAAGGTACATGATTGTTGGAAATGCTTCTGTAGCTAGCAGTGGTAGGTGGAGAGGTGTACAAAGAAGGAGCCGAAGAAGACGAGGAAATGGCAACTGACGGAGGTGGTGGTGGGGTTGGAGCTGGTGGAGAAAGAGTTGGAGTTGTCGGAGCTTGTGGCAGCTCAGCCACGGAAACAGCCAACACGGCGGCATGATCATTAGATGCATTGATGATGTTAATTGCAGCTTCTCTATATTTGTATGTTATTATCTCAGCCCTGACAGCATTAAGTTGAGCTTGTAAATTTTGAACCTGATGTTGCAATGCTGAAATCTCACCCATGCATCCATAAACTGGATCTCTAAGCCTCACATTGGCTTCATAAACTAAGCAGTTTGCAGCATCGGCTCTTTGCGACTCGGGCACCTCCTAATGAGTTAAACAAGAAGAATTAAACAGATTTATCatcaaaaaacataaaacctAGATCTCTCA
This window of the Primulina huaijiensis isolate GDHJ02 chromosome 3, ASM1229523v2, whole genome shotgun sequence genome carries:
- the LOC140973009 gene encoding LOB domain-containing protein 15-like codes for the protein MSRERVEGVEEIGKKLKTESSGCSVMGKRQTMLNTITPCAACKLLRRRCAEECPFSPYFSPHEPQKFAAVHKVFGASNVSKMLMEVPESQRADAANCLVYEANVRLRDPVYGCMGEISALQHQVQNLQAQLNAVRAEIITYKYREAAINIINASNDHAAVLAVSVAELPQAPTTPTLSPPAPTPPPPPSVAISSSSSAPSLYTSPPTTASYRSISNNHVPYFD